The following are encoded together in the Flammeovirga agarivorans genome:
- a CDS encoding DUF72 domain-containing protein, whose translation MDFGRLKDISGVDFSLPEEDPYSQMVLRNHPNFVGNFEFRLGAPAWSCAAWKGKIYPEKSTPQTFLHYYSQHFDTIELNSTHYGIPKAETLLKWKSTVPDYFRFCPKMLQNVSHRKRLINCHQEVIEFTEQMQLFENKLGYTWLQMPPDFDIQEVKPLLNFIEKYPTHIPLALELRHDSWFKDHKVLDELSDLMESRGDAMIITDVAGRRDVLHMRITSPTLLVRFVGNELVDSDFSRVDSWLKRLQHLKMQGLQEVYFFAHQPEDILCPEIGNYIGEKSKSKYNWEFTYPILREKVEQQSLF comes from the coding sequence ATGGATTTTGGAAGATTGAAAGATATTTCTGGTGTTGATTTTAGTTTACCTGAGGAAGATCCATATTCTCAGATGGTGCTTCGAAATCACCCTAATTTTGTCGGTAACTTTGAGTTCCGTTTAGGAGCCCCGGCATGGTCTTGTGCAGCTTGGAAAGGGAAAATCTATCCTGAAAAATCAACTCCTCAAACTTTTCTACATTACTACTCTCAGCATTTTGATACCATTGAACTTAATTCTACTCATTATGGTATTCCTAAAGCAGAAACACTTTTAAAATGGAAATCTACAGTACCAGATTATTTCCGTTTTTGTCCCAAAATGCTACAGAATGTAAGTCATAGGAAAAGGTTAATCAATTGTCATCAAGAAGTGATTGAATTCACCGAGCAAATGCAGCTTTTTGAAAATAAGCTAGGTTATACTTGGTTACAAATGCCACCTGACTTTGATATTCAAGAGGTAAAGCCATTGTTGAACTTTATTGAAAAATATCCCACCCATATACCTCTTGCACTTGAGTTACGTCATGATTCATGGTTTAAAGATCATAAAGTATTAGACGAACTTTCAGACTTAATGGAAAGTAGGGGTGATGCAATGATTATCACTGATGTTGCAGGCCGAAGGGATGTTCTTCATATGCGTATTACGTCACCAACTTTATTAGTCAGGTTTGTAGGCAATGAATTGGTAGACTCTGATTTTAGTAGAGTAGATAGTTGGCTGAAAAGACTTCAACACTTGAAAATGCAAGGTTTACAAGAGGTTTATTTCTTTGCTCATCAACCGGAAGATATTCTTTGTCCTGAAATTGGAAATTATATTGGTGAAAAGTCAAAAAGTAAATATAACTGGGAATTTACGTACCCAATTCTAAGAGAAAAGGTTGAACAACAGTCTCTTTTTTAA
- a CDS encoding TonB-dependent receptor: MTRILLLNLFFISFGTFSVFGQTNTEPLRGIVLDSKTNEGIPFCTIVIEGTNKGVHSNENGEFGYSKIKKGKYKLQIVRTGYINKTVEADWSNQNNITVYLEENEIKLDEVLITGQSESTEMETQGFSSKSIKTEKIEIQSIELSTLLDQTSGINVRQEGGLGSRTRYSINGLSGNAVRFFIDGVPMEYYGQSYSINSLPVNLIEELEVYKGVVPVNLGSDALGGAINIKTKSAKKSSLNFSYSAGSFNTHQVALNGGYRNQKNGLTFRGSLFYNYSDNNYEVWGDDVYVVDPNTGRVDRSVKAKRFNDAYEAYGTKVDFGFTDVKWADQLLISMVYSDMYKEVQHGATMNVPYGERFYTQGNVVPSINYQKKDLFVDGLDVSLFSSYAMNTRTLVDTTTNKYNWYGEVWAQNPGGGEAGNPTHSTTDEGTLINRFNTSYSFNDNNIINFNAVITDYKRTAFNREAPIGQDTRNNYSKMNKNILGLSYSNTAIDGRLRTNIFGKYYGYNVNVLDHEYRDGEYYPIYNSTSDVNYGYGIATSYDLFNKLTLQFSAEQAVRLPEPDELFGNYAANVNAAINLKPEISKNLNFGIRYGELNFNEHSLTFSTTFFFRDVENMIQQSTQVVSGVEVYVNENFGEILSKGLDFQIDYDYNRKFEAIFSGSYNDTRYMSEYDIYGRKNMYYGSRLKNAPFLQFNSSFKYHLNDIIKNKGDLSVYWNIRYIHEYYRHWENIGSDNKDMIPTQFVNDLGASYRFPKNKLAISLDVKNLFNEQVFDNFAIQQPGRGVYFKINYSIL; encoded by the coding sequence ATGACTAGAATTTTACTGTTAAACCTTTTCTTTATTTCCTTTGGTACTTTTTCCGTGTTTGGACAGACTAATACTGAACCTCTTAGGGGAATAGTATTAGATAGCAAAACAAACGAAGGAATCCCTTTTTGTACAATTGTTATTGAAGGAACAAATAAAGGTGTACACAGTAATGAAAATGGTGAGTTTGGTTATTCAAAAATCAAAAAAGGAAAATATAAATTACAGATTGTTAGAACTGGCTATATCAATAAAACAGTAGAAGCTGACTGGTCTAATCAAAATAATATCACTGTATATCTAGAAGAAAATGAGATCAAACTCGATGAAGTTTTAATTACTGGTCAGTCTGAATCCACAGAAATGGAAACACAAGGCTTCTCATCGAAATCTATCAAAACAGAAAAAATAGAAATCCAATCTATCGAACTCAGTACACTACTAGATCAAACGTCAGGTATTAATGTAAGGCAAGAAGGTGGTTTAGGTTCTCGTACTCGTTATAGTATCAATGGATTAAGTGGTAACGCGGTTCGCTTTTTTATCGATGGCGTTCCTATGGAATATTATGGTCAATCCTATTCTATCAACTCTCTTCCTGTTAACCTCATTGAAGAATTAGAAGTTTACAAAGGCGTTGTACCTGTTAATTTAGGCTCTGACGCTCTTGGTGGTGCTATCAATATTAAAACAAAATCAGCAAAGAAAAGTAGTTTAAACTTTTCATACTCTGCAGGTTCTTTCAATACACATCAAGTTGCTTTAAATGGTGGGTATAGAAATCAAAAAAATGGATTGACATTCAGAGGCTCATTATTTTACAATTACTCCGACAACAACTATGAAGTTTGGGGCGATGATGTATACGTTGTAGATCCTAATACTGGTAGAGTTGATAGATCTGTAAAAGCCAAACGTTTTAACGATGCTTATGAAGCTTATGGCACAAAGGTAGATTTTGGTTTTACAGATGTAAAATGGGCAGACCAGCTACTCATCAGTATGGTGTATTCTGATATGTATAAAGAAGTACAACATGGTGCAACTATGAATGTACCATATGGTGAAAGGTTTTATACACAGGGCAATGTAGTTCCAAGTATCAACTATCAAAAGAAAGATTTATTTGTTGATGGGTTAGATGTTAGTCTTTTCAGTTCATATGCCATGAACACTAGAACACTAGTTGATACTACTACGAATAAGTACAATTGGTATGGTGAAGTTTGGGCACAAAACCCAGGAGGTGGAGAAGCTGGAAACCCTACACATTCTACTACTGATGAAGGAACATTAATCAATAGATTTAACACCTCTTATTCATTTAATGACAATAACATCATCAATTTTAATGCGGTAATTACTGATTACAAAAGAACTGCATTTAACAGAGAAGCTCCTATTGGTCAAGACACAAGAAATAACTATTCGAAAATGAATAAAAACATTTTGGGACTGTCTTATTCTAATACTGCTATTGATGGAAGATTGAGGACAAATATTTTTGGTAAATATTATGGATACAATGTTAATGTCTTGGACCATGAATATAGAGATGGGGAATACTACCCTATCTACAATTCTACTTCTGATGTAAATTATGGTTATGGTATTGCCACAAGCTACGATCTCTTTAATAAACTTACTTTGCAATTTTCTGCAGAACAAGCTGTAAGACTACCTGAACCAGATGAGCTATTTGGTAACTATGCAGCCAACGTAAATGCCGCTATTAATTTAAAACCTGAGATCAGTAAAAACCTAAACTTCGGGATCCGTTATGGTGAATTAAACTTCAATGAACATTCACTTACATTCTCAACAACATTCTTCTTCAGAGATGTAGAGAATATGATCCAACAAAGTACTCAGGTTGTCAGTGGTGTTGAAGTATATGTAAATGAAAACTTTGGTGAAATATTATCAAAGGGTTTGGATTTTCAAATTGATTACGACTATAACAGAAAGTTTGAAGCTATTTTTTCAGGATCATATAATGACACAAGATACATGTCAGAGTATGATATCTATGGAAGAAAGAATATGTATTATGGTTCAAGATTAAAAAATGCTCCTTTCTTACAATTCAACTCTAGCTTCAAATATCATTTAAATGATATCATAAAAAATAAAGGTGATTTATCTGTGTATTGGAACATAAGATATATACATGAATACTATCGCCATTGGGAAAATATAGGAAGTGACAATAAGGACATGATCCCGACACAATTTGTCAACGATCTTGGTGCATCGTACAGATTCCCTAAAAATAAGCTAGCCATTAGCTTAGATGTAAAAAACCTATTCAATGAGCAAGTGTTTGACAACTTCGCCATCCAACAACCTGGAAGGGGGGTGTATTTCAAAATCAACTACTCGATTTTATAA